Below is a genomic region from Salmo salar chromosome ssa11, Ssal_v3.1, whole genome shotgun sequence.
gcagacactgaTATTCTTGgttaactatccctttaaatcaACGGCATCCGAGATGTGAAGTCAGTGTGTTACAGGCAGGGTGGTTGGGAGATATGGGCTCTCCTCAGCTGAGGCATCAAGTGAGCCGTTAATGAGCAGTATTGATGTAGCTATCTCAATAACTGAACACTAGTCAACTTTGTCCAATTCAAGAGAGTTGCCCGAGGTACGCCTTTTTCATTTCTAAGAAATCAAATTGGTTGTGTGCGTGCGCACGTGTTTGTTTCCAGGCACAATCTTAATGGTTTCCCCACCAAATGTGATTAAAAAGATATTGAATACACATAAATATTTTCCACAGGTACGGCGGCCACCCCAAAGAGCAGAGAAATGATTAACAGTGTTTTCATGCATGGGCAGGCAGCTCAGGAGGGTCAGGGCATAATGAAATGTTTTAATGTTTAACGCACAAAAGGAGGAGTTATTAAAGGCTCTCCCTTCAATGGCATTCAGACAATCTGTCAAATCCAGTTTTAATTAGAGACATGTTTGGAATGGGAGATGAGATGGCCTGGCTGGAGTACGTGTTATTCTTCTGTGATCCTATTTTTAATTCATGTTCATTTGAGGGAAGAGGTTAAGCGCGAGGATTATTGATCAGTGTGTGACAGCGAGCAAACAAAATGAATTACAGTGTGTAAGTAATTTGTTCTTCTGTAATCATAGCTGTATTAAAAAATAAGGCCAAAAAAAGCTCACAGAGCATTGAATGACGTGAAGTTGGCTGCAACACTGGTAAAGATGCCACGGTTGCACTGAACTGATAAGTACAATAAACACAATATAACAAATATGGTGGCAGATCCCCATGACAGGATGGCTGTGAGGTTTATGATGGAGAAGCTCCTGCCATTACCCATCGGAAGGCAGCGGAATAGAATGCAAATTAAACTAGTTGAAATAGTGGTGGGAAGTTGATAATGATATAATCCTGCCTACAGGCAGGCAAACATGTATCACTCAAACTGCTGTTTAAGAGAGGAATGATGAAAGGCTTACACAATTGCAAACACACGTGCATTCCCACACTAGGGGACATTATCACCAGGCCATTGTGACTGAAGGGGGCTTTATCACCAGGCACTGAAGGCAGGCTCTCAACGTGTCACACTGGCTTCTCCTGAAGCACGCCAGGGCAGCAGCAGCCCACTTTATAGAGCCATTCATTTGCAGCTGACATGCTCCTGAAAAGGCTGATTGTGTCTAACAAGTCCAGGGAAAATGGTTTGACACCACTTTGCTTGAGAACTGCTGCCAAGCGACAATAGCCCAATAAGAAAAGGTAGCTTGAAAACTGTTGGAAATAACAGAAGGAGCTAGTCCGAGGCCCCTATTCCTTTGTTGAACACTGGTGGTGTGCAGACCTTTCAGGGGACAGGTGCTAAAAATAAAAGGCaccatataaaaaatatatactttcagAATTCATATCTAGAAATGTATAACATACTGTACAAACTGCTTCTGTAGCTACTTATTGTTTTAGCATAGGCCTATTTATTAATGCAACACACTCACTCATCACAAATTGCAAGCTAGTtcgttacatttgagtcatttagcagacttacaggagcaattgggGTTAAGGGAGTTGatcaataggggttgcaacaatttcagcagataattttagaaagagattgtctagcccggctgatttgtaggggtcctgattttgcagctctttcagaacatcagctatctggatttgggtgaaggagaaatggaggaggttagggcgagttgctgtggggggtgcagggctgttgaccggggtaggggttcGCCAGGTGGAACgcgtggccagccgtagaaaaatgcttattgaaattctcaattatcgtggatttatcggtggtgacagtgtttcctagcctcagtgcagtgggcagctgggaagaggtgctcttattctccatggactttacagtgtgccagaactttttggagtttgtgctacaggatgcaaatttctgtttgctttcctaactgcctgtgtatattggttcctaacttccctgaaaagttgcatatcaaggGGGCTATTTGACACAATAGCCTAATGTGAAAGGAGCCAGCCAAACTGATCCCTGGCCTTAAAACCCTATCCCAATGTGAAAGGAGCCAGCCAAACTGATCCCTGGCCTTGACCCTATCCCAATGTGAAAGGAGCCAGCCAAACTGATCCCTGGCCTTGACCCTATCCCAATGTGAAAGGAGCCAGCCAAACTGATCCCTGGCCTTGACCCTATCCCAATGTGAAAGGAGCCAGCCAAACTGATCCCTGGCCTTGACCCTATCCCAATGTGAAAGGAGCCAGCCAAACTGATCCCTGGCCTTGACCCTATCCCAATGTGAAAGGAGCCAGCCAAACTGATCCCTGGCCTTGACCCTATCCCAATGTGAAAGGAGCCAGCCAAACTGATCCCTGGCCTTGACCCTATCCCAATGTGAAAGGAGCCAGCCAAACTGATCCCTGGCCTTGACCCTATCCCAATGTGAAAGGAGCCAGCCAAACTGATCCCTGGCCTTGACCCTATCCCAATGTGAAAGGAGCCAGCCAAACTGATCCCTGGCCTTGACCCTATCCCAATGTGAAAGGAGCCAGCCAAACTGATCCCTGGCCTTGACCCTATCCCAATGTGAAAGGAGCCAGCCAAACTGATCCCTGGCCTTGACCCTATCCCAATGTGAAAGGAGCCAGTAATGAAACCTTAAGAGCTGAGAAACGTTTAAGACACTGCTTCACTGCTCAACCTTTCACACCGTCTCCTGATGTTGTTGTTtccttcataaacacaaccccTGGTGTGAGTGGTCCAGTTATGGTGGGAGAGGTTCCCAGTTTCCAACATACTATTCATTAGACTATTTATTTTCTCACTTGCTCCTACCTGAAGTGTGGCCTCGTTCTATCCCcctctagctaggtttccatccaattggaaggttttcatgcgaatattcaaaACGCCACATGAAAAGAAATATGCACATCTTCCCTACCAGTGGTGAGCCACCAAACTGACTTTTTGCTGATGACAGTggacacaaaatgtactttttttttgCTTTAGTTTTCATGTACCAAATAATAGTTGTCACAAACTGTtgagttaaatagcaaatgtgcctactctggtcttggcacatgcactctagccaaccgctcacagatacagtgcgggtaggctgtgCGGATAGGCTGTGCGGATAGGCTGTGCGGATAGGCTAgtgtacatgatgagattatggaCAAGACTAAGAgcgagaattttttttgtcaaacGGCAGTTAAGCGTCGACCATGTTCCTAGAAGACTCTTGATATTCATTGGAAAGCAGCATCAACCTGATCACTGGCACTTTCACCAGCCTGTGAAGTTCATCTGCAGCCTAACACACTGCATGGTTTCCCCGTGTTGTAGCGGGaggaccacacacaccatataatcACATCACTTCAACATGGTTATTATAACAATATATCAGCATTTCTACtgccatttctcacataattcaTTTTACGGACAAAAAGATCaaaccatgtcgaacgaacaaatttGGCATTTATcaaaattgtaccaaaacttcctgtttccataaCAGCTGTCCTGATTTTGTTTTATACAGTAGGACTTTACTTGCAGAAAAACTGTGGCCAGAAACGTGGTAAATGACAAAGCATTGGGCTGGAAGGAGTTTCCATCATAGCCCTTAAACCAGTAGATTACTTTCCATTACTTTTCATCCATGCACACTTTTGGGGAATAGGCAGAGGAACAAAATAACCGTTTTGGGTCTCTTTTCTGGTAGATATTCATTAAGACTAGCAACATGGCTGCCTATAAGTTTCTGCTTTATCCAACCACTGTCGTTGTCTTGAATATTGAATGTGGAACTGAAAAGGCGCCGGCAGCAGAGTTGTACCAGGCCTCCTTTACTTCCTACTTAATTTGGGAGTTAAGTCACATGGGCAGCACCTagacatcagtggaggctgctgaggggaggatggcttataatattggaaaccatgtgtttgataccattccactgctTCCACTCCACaagcctgttctccccaattaaggtgccaccagcctcctgtgctaGGCATACATTGAAGAGTTATGTGACAGACAGTCACATTATCTGAAACTGAAGGAACTAACAGCCTGTCAGGATAAAGAGCAAGTAAACAAGGAAAGGAAGCTGGGAGTTGGCGGTTGTCTCTCAGTAATCTAGCAACTAAAATGACACAGCATGCCAGGCAGTCTGCCCTGCCATAAGCATCTCATAGCTGGGCTAGTAAGCTAGTGTCACCTGCTATGGCTGGTTTATAACTAAAGCTCACTGTCCTCGGCATAAAGAGGAGACAGGTCAAACCTGTTATTATGATTTCTGGAAGATCACCGTTTTTGGATACATTCAGAAGGTTTTACCTGATTAAGTATAAGACGCAAGCTATTGTAAATTAATGTTTAACGTTCCAGTGTGGGCTTCAAGAGGAGTTGTCTGGCCTGCACAGATCATCAAAGTTTAAACATGGAAGCTTCTGGACATGTTCAGAGTAGCATGCCACAAAATCAATTGAATATGTGCGAAGTATCAAATCACTATGCAGCTAGCTACCACCTAAACGTGTGCACAGCATCAAATGTTACCAGTCCTCTCAGCCATATAAATTAATAGCTAATGCTCTGCTCTCAGCTGTGTAGGCAAATCAATAAAAAAGCTGTACAGGCATGTTATAGTGGTTGTCATAGCAATCAAatatggagggggaggggggcagcCATAGAAATGGGAGTACAGTAGCAAGCaaacgttagctaactaacaaAGCCCAATACAATAAACCCAACTAGCTATGTAGCTTGCATGTTAGCTTGTTGACACTGGCTGTATAGGCTAGTGCTATACTCACTTGTTCCTTAGCACCTGCCAGGCAGCCTCGATGTCCGCATACAGGTTCTTTTCTGACGGTTTCCCGCTGCTGACACCGTAGCCCGAATAATCATACGAGAAGACGTTGCAGTTTATCCTCGAACCGAGGCCGATGTAGAAACTGCACATTTGGCCTAAGTCCACTGCGTTACCGTGGGAAAAGAGTAACGTGTACCGGCTGTTGGGTGCGCATCGTACAAACATGCAACCCAGTCGGTTTCCCCGACTGGTTCTGGTATTGAACACCTCGACAGCGTCCAGTTCGCGTTGGGAGTACTGCCAGTCTGCTCGCTCGGTTAGATGCAGGCTACTCGTCCCGTTAGCATCGGTGTGTACGGAGTACGTGGGTTCGGGAGGGAGAAAGGCTAGTTTGGATGCGATGCGACTGGGACAGGGCGGGCAACAGAATAGCCAGCATAGTTCGCCGAGGGAAAAACCATTCATCCTTGGGCCTTGTTCGGGCATTGAGGCTCGATAGACGCTTTTTCTTTGTAACACCAGCAAATGTatccagctatgtttttttttaatctagctggtaacaaaataacaataaaacaCTTCGTAAGGAGCTAAACTAGCTAGCCACCTAGCACTAGCTAGGCTAGTAGCTGGCTAACTGGTTTCTCCTTTGTATAGCTTGGTAGCTAACGTGATTTACAAAACTCAGAAAGTCGTTAACATGGTTAACGATTTGTTTGTGTCTACAGAAGCGATATAACTTCTTTGTTATCATACAATTTCAAAACGTTGGTCGAATAATTAAGCTTATGTCAAACGTAAACGTCGAGTTAGCAGGCTAATACAATGTATGCAGCCATATCTTTCAGCAGTAACGCCAAATATAAGATTTCCGGTCGAACCGGATATCCTTTCGCACTGTTTCGTCAAAATCATATTGATGACAGAACCGTTGTagcaataatatgcatattatgcAGTCACTTACTTGATAGTAGGCTATTATTGAAATATGAGTGTTTTCTCTAATGCACATGCAATCATGCAACAGCTTTGTTCATGCTAGCTACATCAATAGTTTGCCTGAAATCACAGTTTGAATGGAAAGAGTGTTGCTTTTCCTGTAATTGCATCTGAATAAATGTACATTAGTTGTAGATCCATTGGGTTGGAAAAAAAACGTGCAAATTGCTGTGAAAAGAAAATTGACAGTTTAAGGACCAGAAATTTAAATGGGTTTAGAATATTCATTGAGAAAATGGAATGCATGTGAGAATGATAGGTGGTGGTATATGCACCTGTCAGTTGGTTGTGATCACCCCCCCAAATGTTGCTTAATGCTCAGCACTAAAGCCTAGTAAATGTCTGACATACAGATTCGAGGTCGCAACGGGGAGTGAGTCGTGCGGACGGAATGGAGAAAAAGTTGGTGAAGCAACAATATGGGTGTCAGTTCTGATGTTATGGAGCGGGAGGATAAGGGTCAATGACCAGAATGGTCGGTAGTGGAAAGAAATATGTtatgttccccagtttctgtgttttgggtttgtatgtgtttgtatgtgtgtatttcaggatGTCTTCCTGGATtctaagcagctgattggtcagccCCATCGATGATTGGAGCTCTGAACCCTCCCTCTCGTCAGGGGAAACAGCTGTTTTCAATTaccaactccttctccagctggatAAAAGCCATTGTTCCTTTATCAAAAGAAGGGAGCTTCTTTGATATTCTGTGTTGGTTGGTGCTGTCCAGTGACAGTTTTGTTGAAGGTATTTTGTGGCGGCTACTTCTTAGGTAGGACTTAATGTTTTTTAATGCCTATATGACTCAGTGTTTTTGATTATTGAAATTGTTCACTTTATGTTAGTAATTATTCTGTCTTTGTTTCCAGGGGGGAAGGAGAAGGTAccttgggagtgcttaggcaagagacctgcgggcatacataacccgtagtatttactgtctatgcacactaggtaagacctgggcagaccaccccctgtattttggttagtgtgcCAGGAGGTGCTAAAAGGTTAGTTAAGTAGTGGGTAGGTAAGGTAGGAGGGGCTCTAActtttttactttctttgctttggttctgtCTAGCCCCTTTACCCCCACATTACCCtgttaaggaaataaattccctgtaaatggtaatattctctgcctctgtcatccttacccgcacctacaatcacatacctctttcactccatggggagttgagttgtagcagggtgttgtttCCTCCTCCAAGAGGTGTACATAACATAGGAAGAAGTGAGATTGTGATACAGAAAGCATTCAAGTGTCTAGTAAAGAAAGCATAAAAAGGGCCAAAGTAGAAAACAAGAGTGGTGATGGTGTTTGATAAGACCACAGGGCCTTACTTGCACCCTATCCAACTAATGCCATAGAGATGGGTGAAGTGAAATTATCTTGGCTCATTGGAAATGGTAGATTGTTTATATTGTGTGGTAGCCAGGCTCAGCAAGAGAATATTCTGAAAATGGGAAGATTAAAAGACATGTCCCTGGTGCTTATGCTAGGTTGAAGGGAGTCATCACCGGGGTCCCAATatcttgccaattggcctggaccccttatTGTTGACACGGCGTgtcgccgatccatcacgactggtctgccgacgtaattgtCCGACGCGGTTCAatacctgtgattgctttatgccttgtCTGCTGTTTCGGTTAATttttttcactgtagagcccctagTCCTGCTCAACATGTCTTAGATGGCTCTTTTGTCCCAcgcatgcggagacctcaccttgCTTAACTGGTGCCCCCAGAGACGCAACCTCTTGTCACTCAATACCTAGGTTTATCTCCattgtactcacatcctaccatacccttgtctgtacactatgccctgaatctattccacCACGCCCAGAGAACTCaatttattctctgttcccaatgcactagaccagttcttatagcctttaaccGTAGCCTTaacctactcctctgttcctctggtgatgttgagattaacccaggccctgtagcctccAGTACTACACCcacctgtgtggctcagttggtagagcagggtgtttgcaacgccagggttgtgggttcgattcccacaggggaccagtacagaatttttttttttaatgaaatgtatgcattcactactgtgagtcgctctggataagagcgtctgcaaaatgtaaatgtaatcacgAGGTCACTCATttcttgacttctgtaaccgtaaaagccttggtttcatgcatgttaacatcagaagtctTTTCCCTAAGTTTGCTTTCATCACTGCTTtagccaaccctgatgtcctagccgtatctgaatcctggcttaggaaggccaccaaaaattcagaaatGTCGATCCCCAACTACCTTttctgtcaagatagaactgccaaagggggcagagttgcaatctactgcaaagagaGCCTGAAGAGTTCTGTCAGActgtccaggtctgtgcccaaacagttcgagcttctacttttgaaaatccatctttccagaaatgtctcactgttgccgcttgttatagacccccttcagccccacagctgtgccctggacaacatatgtgaattgatttcccCATCCATCTTCAGTTTGTACtcttaggtgacctaaactgggatatgcttaacacaccggccgtcctacaatctaagataggttccttgataatttgtgtgagattgagggaatctcaggtacaaccctaaatacgtaaacatgggcaccctcgtAGAGATCATcatgaccaacttgccctccaaatacacctctgctgtcttcaaccaggatcgccgcgatcactgcctcattgcctgcgtccgtaatggatccgcggtcaaacgaccacccctcatcactatcaaacgctccctaaaatacttcagcgagcagggctttctaatcgacctggcccgggtttcctggaaggatattgacctcatcctgtcagtagagaaTGCCTGGTTGTTCTTAGTGTTGccacaccatcttaaataagaatgctccattcaaaaaatgtagaactaataaCAGATATAGCCCCTGGTTCACTCCTGACTTGACTGCCctagaccagcacaaaaacatcctgtggtgtactgcattagcatcgaatagccccggcgatatgcagcttttcagggaagtgaggaaccaatatacacaggcagtcaggaaagcaaaggctagctttttcaaacagaaatttgcatcctgtagcacaaactcaacgttttgggacactgtaaagtccatggagaataatggcacctcctcccagctgcccactgcactgaggctaggaaacactgtcactaccgataaatccacgataattgagaatatcaatgagcatttttctacggctggccgtgcttttcacctggctacccctaccccggccaacagctctgcaaccCCTACAGcaacttgctgctggtgattctctgatccacctctacgcagacgacaccattctgtatacttctggcccttttttggacactgtgttaactaacctccagacaagcttcaatgccatacaactctccttccgtggcctccaactgctcttaaatgcaagtacaactaaatgcatgctcttcaaccgatcactgcccacacctgcccgccagactagcatcactactctggacggttctaacttaatatgtggacaactacaaatacctaggtgtctggttagactgtaaattctccttccagactcacattaagcatctccaatccaaaattaaatctagattcagcttcctatttcgcaacaaagcctccttcactcatgctgccaaacatacccttgtaaaactgaccatcctaccgatcctcgacttcggcgatgtcatttataaaatagccttcaacacgctactcagcaaattggttgtagtctatcacagtgccatctgttttgtcactaaagccccatatactacccaccactgcgacctgtatgctctcgttggctggccctcgctacatatccattgccaaacccactggctccaggtcatctaagtctttgctaggtaaagccctgccttatctcagctcactggtcaccatagaaaaacccacccatagcacacgctccagcaggtatatttctctggtcatccccaaagccaacacctactttggctgcctttccttccagttctctgctgccaatgactggaatgaattgcaaaagtcactgaagctggagacttacatctccctcactaactataagcatcagctgtcagagcagcttactgatcactgcacctgtacacagcccatctgtaaatagcccacccaactacctcatccccactaTCTTTTTGCTCTtttacaccccagtatctctacttgcacatcatcatatgcacatctatcactccagtgttaatgctaaattgtaattattttgccactatggcctatttattgcctttctacatttgcacacactgtatatagatttttctattgtgtatttgactgtaggtttgtttatcccatgtgtaactctgctgtttgtgtcgcactgctttactttatcttggccaggttgcagttgtaaatgagaacttgttctcaactggcctacctggttaaattacaAAATCTTGCTACAGATATGAAATAAAATGTGAAGGGGGACAGAGTGATTGAGGCCAAAATGTTGATCAGTAGGAAAGAGGGTCAAATAAGTGAAGCTTATTAGTGATGCTGAGGTTTGAGAAAGTCTTGCCTGGAAAAGTACAGATAGGATTCCTTAGTTTCAATGTTAGGGAATTTGTCCCATATGCACTGTGGTGTTTTAAATGCCAAAGAATGGGACATGTAGCTGCTCAGTGTAAAGAAAAGATGTGCCAAGTGTGGAGAGGAACATGATTACGGTGAATGTGGAAGCAATGTGAAGGTTAAGTGCTGTAATTGTGGGGGAGAACACTGTGCAgcttttggtggatgccaggtatAGAGAGCGGCTCAGATATAGGATCATTCATGATGTATTGTATGCAGAGGTCGTAAAACAGATTGGTAGAACTACAGTGCGGACTGATTGAGcttacatggatgtacctgtagtaggtggacctactgtcagactgatggagtttacatggatgtacctgtagtaggtggacctactgtcagactgatggagtttacatggatgtacctgtagtaggtggacctactgtcagactgatggagtttACATGGATGTACTTGAAGTAgttggacctactgtcagactgatggagtttACATGGATGTACTTGTAGTaggtggacctactgtcagactgatggagtttACATGGATGTACTTGTAGTaggtggacctactgtcagactgatggagtttACATGGATGTACTTGTAGTaggtggacctactgtcagactgatggagtttACATGGATGTACTTGTAGTaggtggacctactgtcagactgatggagtttACATGGATGTACTTGTAGTAAGTGGACCGATTGATGGGGCTGGTGCATCTAGTGGTCCTGGCGTGGTTTCAAGGCCTGTTCAGAAATCTTGTGCTCATGAATGTGCGGTGTCAAAGGACACTTTGATAATGAATAAAGTTGACTTCATAGCTTTTATTGGTAAGGTTATCAACTCATATACGACTCGGGTTGTGGAAAGCAAAAATGCCAGGTTGAAGGTTATTGTGGAGACGGGAAAATAGATATGGGGGGGTAACATGTTACTGTTCAAACGGTTGTTGACATGCTGAACAATTCTAAGGGTGgagtgtttcagcatgatatagATAAAGATTaatggggttggggagggggtggtAGAAGTTAAGGATTTATTTGGTTTTTTATTTTATGTTCATGGTGGTACAGAATTGAGCAGCTCATG
It encodes:
- the abhd17c gene encoding alpha/beta hydrolase domain-containing protein 17C, whose protein sequence is MPEQGPRMNGFSLGELCWLFCCPPCPSRIASKLAFLPPEPTYSVHTDANGTSSLHLTERADWQYSQRELDAVEVFNTRTSRGNRLGCMFVRCAPNSRYTLLFSHGNAVDLGQMCSFYIGLGSRINCNVFSYDYSGYGVSSGKPSEKNLYADIEAAWQVLRNKYGVTPENIILYGQSIGTVPTVDLAARYECAAVILHSPLMSGLRVAFPDTRKTYCFDAFPSIDKVSKVASPVLVIHGTEDEVIDFSHGLAMYERCPRAVEPLWVEGAGHNDIELYAQYLERLKQFISIELPTS